AACCGGTGATTTTCGGAACGCCAGTAGTGCTAAACCCGATGCTCATCGTTCCCTTTATTTTGACCCCCTTAACATTAGTCGTCACAACGTATATAGGGATGTCCACTGGTTTAGTTGCTAAGCCAGCCGGGATTGCTGTTCCGTGGACGATGCCACCCATTATTTCTGGTTATCTCGCTACAGGGGGGAGTATTTCAGGTTCTATTATGCAGATTATTAATATTAGCATCGGTTTAATTATTTACTTTGGTTTTTTCAGACTATGGGATAGACAAAAATTTGCGGAAGAAACAACATCCAGCAGTAAAACTTCGAATAAAAGCCATGGATAACATAATTAAAGTCACGCGAATAGAAAAGGAGTAACCATATGGAAAATTTAGAGTCTACTATTTTTCAACTTATCCTTCACGGCGGTGACGGAAAAAGTCTTGCCATGGAGGCTCTGGCTGAAGCTAGAAAAGGGGACATCCCCTCTGCCAAAGAAAAAATTGATGCATGTGTTGACGCCTTGAATGAAGCCCACCATATTCAGACGTCACTCATCCAAAAAGAAACTAGCGGCAACCTAACAGTGATCTCACTTCTTATGGTTCACGCACAAGATCACTTGATGAATGCCATAACAGTCAAAGATATGGCAATAGAAATGATAGAGATTTATGATAAAATGAATCAAATCTCTCATTACCAACACGATAATCAATAGCCTGTTTAGTATTGATATTTTTTGAGGAAGGTAACTCTTTCACATGACTAACCCTCTCCCACTTAAACTACTAATAAGTGGGATGATTACCTTTCCGCCATCACACGTAATTTCGCACACCAAAGAGGGGAGGAGACATGTTAACTCAGCGTAAACAAGCTATTTTTAATGAACTATTGAAAGCAGACAACCCTGTCAGTAGTGATGACATTGCCTCTATTATTCACGTCACATCAAGAACTGTGCGAAACGACATTAAAGAGATGGAGCCTACACTTGTGGAAAATGGCATGAGACTTCAATCCATTCGAGGGCAAGGCTATCACCTTAAGGTTATTCACGAAACTACGTTTAAAAATTTTGTCACTCTCCTTTCAAGGAATACCAAAATTTCGCCCGAAACTCCCGCTGAACGGGTACGTTTTATGATTATAAGACTGCTATTAGCCAACAACTATATTAAATCAGACGATCTGGCTGCCGCTCTGCATATCAGTGAATCGACAATAAAAAATGATATAAAGGCGCTGAAAAAAGAATTAGAACGCTTTCATATCTCCTTAGCCCATAAACCAGGCCACGGCCTCCGTCTTCAAGGAGAAGAACGCCAACTTCGGTTTTGCATGTCTGAATATATCATGAACAGACGAGAGGTTGAACCAGATATCATCTCTTGTCCTGACACTCTTTTAGACCAAAAAATTCTCAAAATTATCCATCAGACAGTCTATAGTCAGTTGCAAGCTTCCAACATTCACCTGTCAGATGTGGCGATTAAAAATCTCATTATTCATATTGCGATTGCCTGCAAACGAATTAAAGAGAAAAATTATGTGGATATGGACAGTCCCGGATTAACTGATATTTGTACAAAACAAGAATTCCATATTGCTGAACTTATTCTTCATAAACTTGAAATACAGCTTAATGTCACTTTTCCAACATCAGAAATTGCTTATATTGCCCTTCATTTACTCGGAACTAATTTACGTAGTTTTTCAGATATAAATTCTTGTGAGTTAAAAGATATAATGGCTGAAGATATCTATCGTTTAACGATGTGTATGCTAAATAAAATAGACGAGAAACTTCATTTACGTTTATTCGACCAGGAGTTGATAGTTGCCCTTTGTACCCACTTACGTCCTGCTATTACGAGGCATAAATACGGTATGAATTTGCGCAATCCCTTACTACACGAAATCAAAAATCACTATCCAGTGGCGATGGAAGCTGCCATCATGGCTAGTCTTGTACTTAAAGAAGAACTGGACATCGATATCCACGAGAACGAAATTGGCTTTATTGCCCTTCATATCGGGGCAGCTATCGAACGAAAGAAGCTAACTAGTCACCGCAAAAAATGTATGATCGTCTGTGCCACAGGGATAGGTACCGCGAAACTTCTCTACTATAAATTACAAGCGAGCTTCGATGGGAAACTGGAGATCATAGGCACAACTGGCTATCATCACCTTCATAATTTAGAAAAGCATTCCCTCGATTTTATTGTTAGTACCGTACCTATTCGAAAAAATATTGGTATACCTGTCGTTGTCATTTCAGCTATTCCAACAAAGCATGATGTTGATCGTATTAGTCATGTTTTGAAAAATACCGACAGCACTGTCTCATTTAAATCCTATATTAATGAGGACTTTATTTTTCTTAATCACTCTTCTGAAACAAAAGAGGAGACTTTAACGTTTTTAGCTAAACAATTAATGACCAAAGGTATGGTTAATGACGGCTATTATGACGACTTAATGAGCCGGGAGAAGGTGTCCCCTACTTCGTTCGGCAATCTTATAGCTATTCCGCACCCACTTCACCCTCAAACGGAGCGGACTTTTTTAACATTTTGCACATTAAAAAAACCGATAAAATGGGGAGCGCAATCTGTCCAACTTATCTGCTTATTAAATATTGAAAAAAACAGTGACGAAGACTTTCAGCAAATGTA
The DNA window shown above is from Salipaludibacillus agaradhaerens and carries:
- a CDS encoding PTS lactose/cellobiose transporter subunit IIA, encoding MENLESTIFQLILHGGDGKSLAMEALAEARKGDIPSAKEKIDACVDALNEAHHIQTSLIQKETSGNLTVISLLMVHAQDHLMNAITVKDMAIEMIEIYDKMNQISHYQHDNQ
- a CDS encoding BglG family transcription antiterminator, translated to MLTQRKQAIFNELLKADNPVSSDDIASIIHVTSRTVRNDIKEMEPTLVENGMRLQSIRGQGYHLKVIHETTFKNFVTLLSRNTKISPETPAERVRFMIIRLLLANNYIKSDDLAAALHISESTIKNDIKALKKELERFHISLAHKPGHGLRLQGEERQLRFCMSEYIMNRREVEPDIISCPDTLLDQKILKIIHQTVYSQLQASNIHLSDVAIKNLIIHIAIACKRIKEKNYVDMDSPGLTDICTKQEFHIAELILHKLEIQLNVTFPTSEIAYIALHLLGTNLRSFSDINSCELKDIMAEDIYRLTMCMLNKIDEKLHLRLFDQELIVALCTHLRPAITRHKYGMNLRNPLLHEIKNHYPVAMEAAIMASLVLKEELDIDIHENEIGFIALHIGAAIERKKLTSHRKKCMIVCATGIGTAKLLYYKLQASFDGKLEIIGTTGYHHLHNLEKHSLDFIVSTVPIRKNIGIPVVVISAIPTKHDVDRISHVLKNTDSTVSFKSYINEDFIFLNHSSETKEETLTFLAKQLMTKGMVNDGYYDDLMSREKVSPTSFGNLIAIPHPLHPQTERTFLTFCTLKKPIKWGAQSVQLICLLNIEKNSDEDFQQMYKWLANLLDNFQKIKDLIKCTNKQDFLHALYKDNTSC